In Desulfovibrio sp. UIB00, the following are encoded in one genomic region:
- a CDS encoding MogA/MoaB family molybdenum cofactor biosynthesis protein, producing MNILLHVHACKRGQCLPLLPVAATDTDFCRSHGLMTPEPWAMPHLRVGTCFCGACGTALLKVTGRAWMPLPPNVANPGGNGEEPWQASHAVQCLLLTALTDLPEGPLEVTARKTGYSLAWITLSDKGARGQRLDLSGPAIAEMVGSAMPLSHSQGFLLPDEAAQLRALLTELALSQGFDLICTTGGTGLSARDITPQTTAALLDTPLPGFTQAMLAASLAKTPHAVISRAAAGALGQSIIINLPGSRKAVVENLAAVLPALPHALAKLQGDPADCGG from the coding sequence ATGAACATCCTGCTGCACGTACACGCCTGCAAGCGGGGCCAATGTCTGCCCCTGCTGCCTGTTGCCGCCACGGATACCGATTTTTGCCGCAGTCACGGCCTCATGACGCCCGAGCCGTGGGCAATGCCCCACCTCCGGGTGGGCACATGCTTTTGCGGGGCCTGCGGCACAGCCCTGCTCAAGGTTACGGGGCGCGCCTGGATGCCCCTGCCGCCAAACGTGGCAAACCCGGGCGGCAACGGAGAAGAGCCGTGGCAGGCAAGCCACGCGGTGCAATGCCTGCTGTTGACTGCCCTGACGGATCTGCCCGAAGGCCCGCTGGAAGTAACCGCCAGAAAAACCGGCTACAGCCTTGCCTGGATAACCCTGTCGGACAAAGGCGCGCGGGGCCAGCGGCTGGATTTGAGCGGCCCCGCCATTGCCGAAATGGTCGGCTCCGCCATGCCGCTGAGTCACAGCCAGGGATTTTTGCTGCCGGATGAAGCCGCGCAACTGCGCGCCCTGCTGACGGAGCTTGCCCTGAGCCAGGGTTTTGACCTTATATGCACCACCGGCGGCACCGGGCTTTCGGCGCGTGATATTACGCCGCAAACCACTGCCGCCCTGCTCGATACGCCCTTGCCGGGCTTTACTCAGGCCATGCTGGCCGCCAGCCTTGCCAAAACGCCCCACGCGGTTATTTCGCGCGCGGCTGCGGGCGCGCTGGGGCAAAGCATCATCATCAACCTGCCGGGCAGCCGCAAGGCCGTTGTGGAAAACCTTGCCGCCGTACTGCCCGCCCTGCCCCACGCCCTTGCCAAATTGCAGGGCGACCCCGCCGATTGCGGCGGTTAA
- a CDS encoding glycerol dehydrogenase — protein MRRAFICPSKYVQGENELLNLGYFVRQYGTKALLVATESSVNRVRQTLEATAAKFGVTFVETEFQGECSRVEIARLGELARQHSCHCTVGLGGGKALDTARCVAAGQGVIVVPTTAATDAPTSHSAVIYTPDGEMEDYAYFPRNPDVVLMDVSIIAASPVRYLVSGMGDALSTYFEARANVRSCAPVNAGLPCGARTGDCPPARGTLAAQALAATCYRTLLDDGYKAVLACQAKMATPALENIIEANSLLSGLGFESGGLAAAHAVHDGLTALEETHTYLHGEKVAFGTLVQLVLENAPTEELDEVLGFCTSVGLPVCLSDIGITDISPEALRKVARKACLPEESIHAMPFPITEESVAAAIMAADALGNAFRS, from the coding sequence ATGAGAAGAGCGTTTATCTGTCCGTCCAAGTATGTGCAGGGCGAGAACGAACTGCTCAACCTTGGGTATTTTGTGCGGCAATACGGCACAAAGGCCTTGCTTGTAGCCACGGAAAGCAGCGTGAACAGGGTGCGCCAGACGCTGGAAGCCACAGCGGCCAAATTTGGCGTGACCTTTGTGGAAACGGAATTTCAGGGCGAATGCTCACGCGTTGAAATCGCCCGCCTTGGCGAGCTGGCGCGTCAGCACTCCTGCCACTGCACCGTGGGGCTTGGCGGAGGCAAAGCGTTGGACACGGCGCGCTGCGTGGCGGCGGGGCAGGGGGTCATTGTGGTGCCCACCACAGCGGCTACGGACGCGCCCACAAGCCATTCTGCGGTGATCTACACGCCAGACGGCGAAATGGAAGACTACGCCTATTTTCCCCGCAATCCCGATGTGGTGCTGATGGACGTTTCCATCATTGCCGCCTCGCCGGTGCGCTATCTGGTGTCGGGCATGGGCGATGCCCTTTCCACCTATTTTGAGGCGCGGGCCAACGTGCGTTCGTGCGCTCCCGTCAACGCGGGCCTGCCCTGCGGCGCGCGTACGGGCGACTGCCCCCCGGCCAGAGGCACCCTTGCAGCGCAAGCCCTTGCCGCCACCTGCTACCGCACCCTGCTGGATGACGGCTACAAGGCTGTGCTTGCCTGTCAGGCCAAGATGGCGACGCCTGCGCTGGAAAACATCATTGAAGCCAACTCACTGCTTTCTGGTCTGGGCTTTGAGAGCGGCGGTCTGGCGGCAGCCCATGCCGTTCACGATGGCCTGACCGCGCTGGAAGAAACCCACACCTACCTGCACGGCGAAAAGGTTGCCTTTGGTACGCTGGTGCAACTGGTGCTGGAAAACGCTCCCACGGAAGAACTGGACGAAGTGCTGGGCTTTTGCACCTCGGTGGGTCTGCCCGTGTGCCTGAGCGACATAGGCATTACGGATATCAGCCCGGAAGCCCTGCGCAAGGTGGCCCGTAAGGCCTGCCTGCCCGAAGAATCCATCCACGCCATGCCCTTTCCCATCACGGAAGAGAGCGTAGCTGCGGCCATTATGGCGGCGGACGCTCTGGGCAACGCATTCAGAAGCTAA
- the ftsY gene encoding signal recognition particle-docking protein FtsY has protein sequence MGFFSAIKKMFGGAEDAANAAQEVPAEIDAEAGAAASESLAEPAAKPAAESAAQPFAASAADEALTLRLREAEPRLSVWLGIVLEGVDEAGDLLWQRLFFLLRALDAPEAEAQNFVRDFQEWLARMDYRQVEEFRSELQYRLALALDMEDEEDERNRLFLKISQGLSRTREQFSKGLDALFAGHGELDDAFWEELEELFIMADLGYEPSIELVERLKERARKEKVTESAMVRQLLMAEVEEIFRAPRRIAAVNQPEVVLMIGVNGVGKTTTIAKLAHRDRMQGKKVMIAAADTFRAAAIEQLQVWAGRVGALFHARTAGSDPAAVAYEAMDRALQEGVDVLYVDTAGRLQTKVNLMEELSKIRQVLGKKHAGAPHRTILVIDATTGQNALSQTKLFKEAAGIDELIITKLDGTAKGGVAIAVAMQHHLPITYVGLGEKMEDLRPFSGEDYARALLGVKEDA, from the coding sequence ATGGGTTTTTTCTCTGCCATAAAAAAGATGTTCGGCGGCGCGGAAGATGCGGCCAATGCGGCGCAGGAAGTGCCCGCAGAAATTGACGCAGAAGCTGGCGCAGCCGCATCTGAATCCCTTGCAGAGCCTGCTGCGAAACCAGCGGCAGAATCCGCTGCCCAGCCCTTTGCGGCATCTGCCGCTGATGAGGCTCTTACCCTGCGTCTGCGCGAGGCCGAGCCACGGCTTTCCGTATGGCTTGGCATTGTGCTTGAGGGCGTGGATGAAGCGGGCGACCTGCTGTGGCAGCGTCTGTTCTTCTTGCTGCGCGCCCTTGATGCCCCGGAGGCCGAAGCGCAGAACTTTGTGCGCGATTTTCAGGAATGGCTCGCCCGCATGGATTATCGGCAGGTGGAGGAATTCCGATCTGAATTGCAGTACCGTCTGGCTCTTGCCCTTGATATGGAAGACGAAGAGGACGAGCGCAATCGCCTGTTTCTCAAAATCAGTCAGGGCCTTTCGCGTACCCGCGAGCAGTTTTCCAAGGGGCTGGACGCTCTCTTTGCCGGGCATGGCGAACTGGACGACGCCTTCTGGGAAGAACTGGAAGAACTGTTTATCATGGCCGATCTTGGCTACGAACCCTCCATTGAACTGGTGGAACGCCTGAAAGAGCGCGCCCGCAAGGAAAAGGTGACGGAATCCGCCATGGTGCGTCAGTTGCTCATGGCTGAAGTGGAAGAAATCTTTCGCGCGCCGCGCCGCATTGCAGCCGTTAACCAGCCCGAAGTTGTGCTGATGATCGGCGTCAACGGCGTGGGCAAGACCACCACCATTGCCAAGCTGGCCCACCGCGACCGCATGCAGGGCAAAAAGGTCATGATTGCCGCCGCAGATACCTTCCGCGCTGCCGCCATCGAGCAGTTGCAGGTTTGGGCCGGGCGCGTGGGCGCGCTGTTCCATGCGCGCACCGCTGGTTCCGACCCTGCCGCCGTGGCTTACGAGGCCATGGACCGCGCGCTTCAGGAAGGCGTGGACGTGCTCTATGTGGATACGGCAGGTCGCTTGCAGACAAAGGTCAACCTGATGGAAGAGCTGAGCAAGATCCGTCAGGTGCTGGGCAAAAAGCATGCGGGCGCGCCGCACCGTACCATTCTGGTGATTGACGCCACCACCGGGCAGAACGCCCTTTCGCAAACCAAACTGTTCAAGGAAGCTGCGGGCATTGATGAACTCATCATCACCAAGCTCGACGGCACGGCCAAGGGCGGCGTAGCCATAGCCGTTGCCATGCAGCACCACCTGCCCATCACCTATGTGGGCCTTGGCGAAAAAATGGAAGACCTGCGCCCCTTCAGCGGCGAGGATTATGCCCGCGCCCTGCTGGGCGTGAAGGAAGACGCGTAG
- the queF gene encoding preQ(1) synthase yields the protein MSTRSQDQTQDLKVLGTGRLQSPEGGPSVALLEAFPNCFPQRPYVISISFPEFTSLCPVTGQPDCGTITVEYIPDELCVESKSFKLYMFAFRNHQSFMETITNNVLEDLRTLLNPCWCRVKGLFAPRGGTRIHVFAETFKDTMPEEQNRLVREAVAAWKSEPDPHRP from the coding sequence ATGAGTACCCGCAGCCAGGATCAGACCCAGGACCTGAAGGTTCTAGGCACAGGCCGCCTTCAGTCCCCGGAGGGCGGCCCCAGCGTAGCCCTGCTGGAGGCCTTTCCCAACTGCTTTCCCCAGCGCCCGTATGTGATCAGCATCAGCTTTCCCGAATTTACCTCGCTCTGCCCCGTGACCGGCCAGCCCGACTGCGGCACCATCACGGTGGAGTACATTCCCGATGAGCTGTGCGTGGAATCCAAGAGCTTCAAGCTCTATATGTTCGCCTTCCGCAATCACCAGTCGTTTATGGAAACCATCACCAACAATGTGCTGGAAGACCTGCGCACTCTGCTCAATCCCTGCTGGTGCCGGGTCAAGGGCCTGTTTGCGCCGCGCGGCGGCACGCGCATCCACGTGTTTGCCGAAACTTTCAAGGACACCATGCCCGAAGAGCAGAACCGCCTTGTGCGCGAAGCTGTGGCTGCGTGGAAGTCTGAACCCGATCCGCACCGCCCGTAG
- a CDS encoding UbiA-like polyprenyltransferase, which yields MGFFPHSGMRLSTPFGQFGDICRMIKIEHSIFALPYAWAGAVLAARGLPSARSLIFLTIGMIAARSFAMAFNRLADLPFDRDNPRTQGRPLVTGVISKGQTWAFCALMAVIFIASCAALNTVCLWLSVPALLFAAIYSMLKRFTALCHFWLGATLGLAPLAGWLSVNPASLGLAPVLLFWAVTFWVAAFDIYYAFQDMDFDVAFELHSVPASFGPDTALTLAAFSHAMTSIFLLLAGFAAGLSWPWYVVWFGISVMLLVEHRLMKPQDLRHVNTAFFTINGIISPVVLAGVLLGIYI from the coding sequence ATGGGCTTTTTTCCGCATTCCGGCATGAGGCTTTCCACGCCTTTTGGCCAGTTTGGCGACATTTGCCGGATGATCAAGATTGAGCATTCCATTTTTGCGCTGCCCTACGCCTGGGCAGGAGCGGTATTGGCAGCACGCGGCTTGCCCTCTGCGCGCAGCCTGATTTTTCTGACCATCGGCATGATCGCGGCGCGCTCATTCGCCATGGCCTTCAACCGGCTGGCCGATCTGCCCTTTGACCGCGACAACCCGCGCACACAGGGCCGCCCCCTGGTCACGGGCGTTATCAGCAAGGGGCAGACATGGGCCTTCTGCGCGCTCATGGCAGTTATCTTTATTGCCTCCTGCGCGGCGCTGAACACTGTCTGCCTGTGGCTTTCCGTGCCTGCGTTGCTGTTTGCGGCCATCTACAGCATGCTCAAGCGCTTTACGGCCCTGTGCCACTTCTGGCTGGGCGCGACCCTGGGTCTTGCCCCGCTTGCTGGCTGGCTCTCGGTCAATCCCGCGAGCCTTGGCCTTGCGCCTGTGCTGCTGTTCTGGGCTGTCACATTCTGGGTAGCTGCGTTTGACATCTATTATGCGTTTCAGGACATGGATTTTGACGTGGCCTTTGAGCTGCATTCCGTGCCTGCTTCTTTTGGGCCGGACACTGCCCTGACGCTGGCCGCGTTCTCGCATGCCATGACGTCCATCTTTCTGTTGCTGGCGGGTTTTGCCGCCGGGCTTTCCTGGCCATGGTACGTGGTGTGGTTCGGCATCAGCGTTATGCTGCTTGTGGAGCACAGACTCATGAAGCCGCAGGATCTGCGCCATGTGAACACAGCCTTTTTTACCATCAATGGCATCATTTCGCCGGTCGTGCTGGCTGGCGTGTTGCTGGGCATCTATATCTGA
- a CDS encoding potassium channel family protein yields MLKLRAMRARLYGIRFELLMLSLWCVFILNILFPDNIYRGIAQAIYLPIQLLAALVLFEFRPRIMRLALFFGALLIVGRALDLFFIDSLKEETLMLYLCFFGSIMFEVFRQISHAQMVTTKIVYAAVCGLLLIGYCGYFVFLTIEFHQPGSFSGLGPGDQAINDLFYFSYVTILTIGYGDITPKTWIAKNATVLVGFTGYLYSIVVIALIVGRAHRTPRTTAAPTKKPAPLPARSPQSSSAKKPPEA; encoded by the coding sequence ATGCTGAAACTACGAGCCATGCGCGCCCGACTTTATGGAATCCGCTTTGAGTTGCTCATGCTCTCGCTGTGGTGCGTGTTTATCCTGAACATCCTGTTTCCGGACAACATCTATCGTGGCATTGCGCAGGCAATCTATCTGCCCATCCAGTTGCTTGCGGCCCTTGTGCTTTTTGAATTCAGGCCGCGCATTATGCGCCTTGCTCTGTTTTTCGGCGCGCTGCTCATTGTGGGCCGCGCCCTGGATCTGTTCTTTATCGATAGCCTGAAAGAAGAAACCCTGATGCTCTATCTGTGTTTTTTCGGCAGCATCATGTTTGAAGTCTTCCGGCAAATATCCCACGCGCAAATGGTGACAACCAAGATTGTTTACGCTGCGGTGTGCGGTTTGCTGCTCATTGGCTATTGCGGCTATTTTGTGTTTCTGACCATTGAATTCCACCAGCCGGGTTCGTTCTCCGGGCTGGGGCCGGGCGATCAGGCCATTAACGATCTGTTTTATTTCAGCTACGTGACAATCCTCACCATCGGCTATGGCGACATCACGCCAAAAACCTGGATTGCCAAAAACGCCACTGTACTTGTGGGTTTTACCGGCTACCTCTATTCCATTGTTGTTATTGCCCTTATCGTGGGCAGGGCTCACCGCACGCCGCGCACCACCGCTGCTCCCACAAAAAAGCCTGCCCCGCTGCCTGCGCGTTCTCCGCAATCATCTTCCGCCAAGAAACCGCCGGAAGCCTGA
- the murJ gene encoding murein biosynthesis integral membrane protein MurJ, giving the protein MIASESGCAHSNGGKSSSSCASGPAEHGPGHSGGIARTAALLGGFALVSRVLGLLRDMSMAWLVGGGAAADALVAAMRLPHVLRRMLGEGSLSMTLTASLVHLERRGASLDNALEGERSRSMRLLARALAVRLGLVLTLLTVFGLVATPWLTDILAPGFYGPERQEAIYLLRICLPYALAAGMAALGMALLHSLGVFWLPAVSPALFNIVILCFAGAAALGLLPAAPALAVGMLCGGVAQWLAQWLAVRRLLPLHNAGPAQGPDTAQGSESRDAFTLRRRAASLAWNCIGRLPAGLLGASAPQLAMLAAMSLASSLGRGQVAALYYAERLLELPLGLVGVCLGMASLPTLSRLAAAREFSLFSDQLRTALRLTLLLSLPAATGLWAVGPRLVEGLLRHGAFGDNAAYETGLALWAYLPGLPAFAVNRSLLAACNALGEVRRTAVSAVWAVVATLAVGAALVHSLSVSLGVMAPALAVSLGLWLQCGFLLCILGRALKRSSAGAASASACLPSAGAVLRQCAAAAATALAAWQMLELLHGRGIWLGLALAITGGATAWAVCLFVLRDADALAAARALAHRLHGRPHQQ; this is encoded by the coding sequence ATGATCGCTTCTGAAAGCGGCTGCGCACATAGCAACGGTGGTAAATCCTCCTCATCTTGCGCTTCCGGCCCTGCCGAGCACGGCCCCGGGCATTCTGGCGGCATTGCACGCACGGCGGCCCTTTTGGGCGGCTTTGCCCTTGTTTCACGAGTGCTTGGCCTTTTGCGCGATATGAGCATGGCCTGGCTTGTGGGCGGCGGCGCTGCCGCTGATGCGCTGGTGGCTGCCATGCGGCTGCCCCATGTGCTGCGCCGCATGCTGGGCGAAGGCTCGCTTTCCATGACCCTGACGGCAAGCCTTGTGCATCTGGAGCGCAGGGGCGCATCGCTCGACAATGCATTGGAGGGGGAGCGCAGCCGCAGCATGCGCCTGCTGGCCCGCGCTCTGGCCGTGAGGCTTGGCCTTGTGCTGACCCTGCTCACAGTGTTTGGGCTGGTGGCCACCCCATGGCTTACTGATATTCTGGCTCCCGGTTTTTATGGGCCGGAACGGCAGGAGGCCATATACCTGCTGCGTATCTGCCTGCCCTATGCGCTGGCAGCGGGCATGGCGGCTCTGGGCATGGCCCTTTTGCACAGCCTTGGCGTGTTCTGGTTGCCCGCTGTTTCTCCTGCCCTGTTCAATATTGTTATTCTGTGTTTTGCAGGGGCGGCTGCTCTGGGCCTGTTGCCTGCGGCCCCGGCTCTGGCCGTAGGCATGCTTTGCGGCGGTGTCGCACAGTGGCTGGCGCAGTGGCTGGCCGTGCGGCGTTTGTTGCCGCTGCATAATGCCGGGCCTGCCCAAGGGCCGGATACCGCGCAGGGTAGCGAGAGCAGGGATGCATTCACGCTGCGCAGGCGTGCGGCATCTCTCGCCTGGAACTGCATTGGCCGTCTGCCTGCGGGCCTGCTTGGGGCCTCCGCACCGCAGCTTGCCATGCTGGCCGCCATGTCTCTGGCATCCAGCCTTGGCCGGGGGCAGGTGGCTGCTCTCTACTATGCCGAACGGCTGCTTGAACTGCCCCTTGGACTGGTGGGCGTGTGCCTGGGCATGGCAAGTCTGCCCACGTTGAGCCGCCTTGCCGCTGCCAGAGAATTTTCGCTTTTTTCGGATCAGCTACGTACGGCCCTGCGTTTGACGCTACTGCTGAGCCTGCCAGCCGCCACAGGATTGTGGGCCGTGGGGCCGCGTCTGGTGGAAGGTCTGCTGCGGCACGGCGCCTTTGGCGACAATGCGGCATACGAAACAGGCCTTGCCCTGTGGGCCTATTTGCCGGGCCTGCCCGCCTTTGCCGTCAACCGCTCCCTGCTGGCGGCCTGCAACGCGCTGGGCGAGGTGCGGCGCACGGCGGTCAGCGCTGTATGGGCCGTGGTTGCTACGCTTGCGGTCGGGGCCGCACTGGTCCATAGTCTTTCGGTCAGCCTTGGCGTCATGGCTCCAGCACTGGCCGTAAGCCTTGGCTTGTGGCTGCAGTGCGGCTTTTTGTTGTGTATTCTGGGCAGGGCGCTGAAAAGAAGTTCCGCTGGCGCGGCATCCGCCAGCGCATGTCTGCCTTCGGCGGGTGCTGTACTGCGTCAATGTGCCGCTGCTGCGGCCACGGCCCTTGCCGCGTGGCAAATGCTGGAGCTGTTGCACGGGCGCGGCATCTGGCTGGGGCTTGCCCTTGCCATTACTGGCGGCGCAACAGCCTGGGCTGTTTGTCTGTTTGTTTTGCGCGATGCTGATGCCCTTGCGGCTGCCCGCGCACTGGCGCACCGTCTGCATGGCAGACCACACCAACAGTAA
- the yjgA gene encoding ribosome biogenesis factor YjgA, producing the protein MPRKKQYQWKSSDESEGFDLPPSRSEKKRQSLALQNMGEELTRLGPQEVKNLDLPADLREALQLYARIGDHEGRRRQMQFIGRVMREIDPAPIRAMLDARREVSAAATAALHQAEQWRDRLLSADQGELAGLVETLLTARALPEQDTEVPEGAGKAALPSQEDLMTMTLAARKEAAENTSPQARRALFRAIHGMLKA; encoded by the coding sequence ATGCCGCGCAAAAAACAGTACCAATGGAAATCCAGCGATGAGTCGGAAGGCTTTGACTTGCCGCCCAGCCGCTCTGAAAAAAAACGCCAGAGCCTTGCCCTGCAAAACATGGGCGAAGAACTGACGCGCCTTGGCCCGCAGGAAGTCAAAAACCTTGACCTGCCCGCAGACCTCAGGGAAGCGCTGCAACTATACGCCCGCATAGGCGACCACGAAGGCCGCCGCCGCCAGATGCAGTTTATTGGCCGCGTCATGCGCGAGATCGACCCCGCGCCCATCCGCGCCATGCTGGATGCCCGACGCGAGGTTTCAGCGGCAGCCACCGCAGCCCTTCATCAGGCAGAGCAGTGGCGCGACCGCCTGCTGAGCGCTGACCAGGGCGAACTTGCGGGCCTGGTGGAAACCCTGCTGACCGCAAGGGCACTGCCGGAGCAGGACACAGAAGTGCCGGAGGGCGCAGGCAAGGCCGCTCTGCCAAGTCAGGAGGACCTCATGACCATGACCCTTGCCGCTCGCAAGGAAGCTGCGGAGAACACCTCCCCGCAGGCCCGGCGCGCGCTTTTTCGCGCCATCCACGGCATGCTGAAAGCGTAA
- a CDS encoding ABC transporter permease codes for MARITLPRLNLRRMATIVRKELLVLLCNKVSRMLIIVPPLMQIVVFGWAATMEVRNVDVAVLNQDSGNWSREIVRRLQGSHTFRSVTFLDGEADVRPTIERQKALFVMVFDDEFSRRVDAGTPAQMQVILDGRRSNAAQIASYYLETIVRGIGESTPRGQMALGAATGAAGGAPKLDVRVRCWFNPNLEFQWFFLPNLIGMLGFMLGLVVTGLSVAREREVGTFDQLLVSPATPTEIALAKLVPGCVVGLVHGTIFLLISVFGFGVPFSGSLVLLYVAMLVFAMASGGVGLMVSSLSATQQQAFLGAFTVGVPCILISGAVTPVINMPPFLQYASQLNPMRHFTTIVQGVFLKDITVAAAAVSLGKIACISAVAVSVAVWMFKRKA; via the coding sequence ATGGCAAGAATAACGCTGCCCCGTCTGAACCTGCGGCGCATGGCGACCATTGTGCGCAAGGAACTGCTGGTGCTGCTGTGCAACAAGGTTTCGCGCATGCTTATTATCGTGCCGCCGCTCATGCAGATTGTGGTGTTTGGCTGGGCGGCCACCATGGAAGTGCGCAATGTGGACGTGGCCGTGCTCAACCAGGACAGCGGCAACTGGAGCCGCGAGATCGTGCGCAGGCTACAGGGGTCGCACACCTTCCGCAGCGTGACATTTCTGGATGGCGAGGCGGATGTTCGCCCGACCATCGAGCGGCAAAAGGCCCTGTTTGTCATGGTGTTTGATGATGAATTTTCCCGCAGGGTCGATGCGGGTACGCCAGCGCAGATGCAGGTGATACTCGATGGCAGGCGCTCCAACGCGGCGCAGATTGCCTCCTACTATCTTGAAACCATTGTGCGCGGTATAGGGGAATCCACGCCACGGGGGCAAATGGCGCTCGGCGCTGCAACTGGCGCGGCAGGCGGCGCGCCCAAGCTGGATGTGCGCGTTCGCTGCTGGTTCAACCCCAATCTGGAATTTCAGTGGTTCTTTTTACCCAACCTTATAGGCATGCTGGGCTTTATGCTGGGGCTGGTGGTGACGGGCCTTTCCGTAGCGCGGGAGCGCGAGGTGGGCACCTTTGACCAGTTGCTGGTTTCCCCGGCCACGCCTACGGAGATCGCCCTTGCCAAGCTGGTGCCGGGTTGTGTGGTGGGGCTGGTGCACGGCACCATTTTTCTGCTCATCTCCGTATTCGGTTTCGGGGTGCCGTTTAGCGGTTCGCTGGTGTTGCTCTACGTAGCCATGCTGGTTTTTGCCATGGCTTCGGGCGGGGTGGGGCTGATGGTGTCGTCGCTTTCGGCAACGCAGCAGCAGGCCTTTCTGGGGGCCTTTACCGTAGGGGTGCCGTGCATTCTTATTTCCGGCGCAGTCACGCCCGTCATCAACATGCCGCCATTTTTGCAATACGCCAGCCAGCTGAACCCCATGCGGCATTTTACCACCATTGTTCAGGGAGTGTTTCTGAAAGATATCACTGTGGCGGCGGCAGCGGTGAGCCTTGGCAAGATTGCCTGCATCAGCGCGGTGGCTGTGAGCGTTGCCGTGTGGATGTTCAAGCGCAAGGCTTGA